In Chromobacterium rhizoryzae, one genomic interval encodes:
- a CDS encoding energy transducer TonB translates to MNQRILQYSALSSTVGLHALVFVLMGGAVAMQAPITLPRVASMEMISLAAPSKAAAPAAPKQQPKPEKKPTPQVKPTPTPKPTPVKPKVMATPTPAAPSAKAISVPTAAPAAESKPSAATSSAEGGSSRGQSADAKPSITEPMYRGGYLNNPKPAYPALSIEEGETGTVQLRVHVSAQGQPLDVALANTSGFPRLDRAALAAVKKWTFTPAKRGNEAIAYTFIVPVEFSLKSAKS, encoded by the coding sequence ATGAACCAGCGAATTCTTCAATACTCGGCGCTCTCCAGCACCGTGGGCCTGCATGCCCTGGTCTTCGTGCTGATGGGCGGCGCAGTGGCGATGCAGGCGCCGATCACGCTGCCGCGCGTCGCCAGCATGGAAATGATCAGCCTGGCCGCGCCCAGCAAGGCCGCCGCGCCGGCTGCGCCCAAGCAGCAGCCCAAGCCCGAGAAAAAGCCGACGCCGCAGGTCAAGCCCACCCCGACGCCGAAGCCGACTCCGGTCAAACCCAAAGTAATGGCCACGCCCACGCCGGCCGCGCCCAGCGCCAAGGCCATCAGCGTGCCCACCGCCGCCCCCGCGGCGGAAAGCAAGCCCAGCGCGGCCACCAGCTCCGCCGAGGGCGGCAGCTCGCGCGGCCAGTCCGCCGACGCCAAGCCCTCGATCACCGAGCCGATGTACCGGGGCGGCTATCTGAACAATCCCAAGCCGGCCTACCCGGCGCTGTCCATCGAGGAAGGCGAAACCGGCACCGTGCAGCTGCGGGTGCACGTATCCGCCCAAGGCCAGCCGCTGGACGTGGCGCTGGCCAACACCAGCGGCTTCCCGCGCTTGGACCGCGCCGCCCTAGCGGCGGTGAAGAAATGGACCTTCACCCCGGCCAAACGCGGCAATGAAGCCATCGCCTACACCTTTATCGTTCCCGTTGAATTTTCTTTGAAGTCTGCCAAATCATGA
- a CDS encoding DUF3857 domain-containing transglutaminase family protein: MRTLTLGLAAGLYSSFSAAALQPVSEAPLAVKTAVSCQHNKDNSLDCVTSKQFTILHPSGREQLSRIDFTYPAEDRLRVEQAEVIQPNGKVIKLGKSQIETRAAPNPDAGVSRDMQTWMAFPELSVGSTVSYRIKTHSVAQPLVRQLRYQLDLGPQKAREDSFNFDIQSTRPLIWRGMMLDDYAVDASADRKRVKVSLRRPRYLNYINEWNNSALREWPQLVIATSDQPQDHFGAHARRYNEILAAPLPPAAAAVVAANQGKPAAEQAAAFMQHINRNYRYLNDTRLAERGLVPFTLAEIEKHGYGDCKDLSTLLTAMLRRSGVAAEPALIYRGKFAPPLLLPGIGAPNHMIVRADIAGQTWWLDPTNPFFQPGRIMSDLQDRWAFIIGKDGVVSQTQVPMEPARTDLNIKRENALQADGSADVRADIELGNSTLIDTILQDRYQGVSATDQSLCNRLSNQPEGCKVQRDKTSFMVPSVYPLRMSVRDPRMLEKISGLFLYDSHFKGVWDSFDSYKRNGNLADVYLGDASAMQSDVLLKGAKAIQPAFECKVSSPWYEVNAKQQQTPAGIRVQYRISNKVRWLSHAEINSPEFAKLIDDARACVSQIRQIVKL, encoded by the coding sequence ATGCGTACACTCACTCTCGGGCTGGCCGCCGGCCTCTACAGCAGCTTCAGCGCCGCCGCGCTGCAACCGGTCAGCGAAGCGCCGCTGGCGGTCAAAACCGCCGTCAGTTGCCAGCACAATAAAGACAACAGCCTGGACTGCGTCACCAGCAAGCAATTCACCATCCTGCACCCCTCCGGCCGCGAACAGCTGTCCCGCATCGACTTCACCTACCCGGCCGAAGACCGCCTGCGGGTGGAACAGGCCGAAGTGATCCAGCCCAACGGCAAAGTGATCAAACTGGGCAAATCCCAGATCGAAACCCGCGCCGCGCCCAATCCGGACGCCGGCGTCAGCCGCGACATGCAAACCTGGATGGCCTTCCCGGAATTGTCGGTGGGCAGCACCGTGTCCTACCGCATCAAGACCCACAGCGTGGCGCAGCCCTTGGTGCGCCAGCTGCGCTACCAATTGGACTTGGGCCCGCAAAAAGCGCGCGAAGACAGCTTCAACTTCGACATCCAGTCCACGCGCCCGCTGATCTGGCGCGGCATGATGCTGGACGATTACGCGGTGGACGCCAGCGCGGACCGCAAACGCGTCAAGGTCTCGCTGCGCCGGCCGCGCTACCTCAACTACATCAACGAGTGGAACAACAGCGCGCTGCGCGAATGGCCGCAGTTGGTGATCGCCACCTCGGACCAGCCGCAAGACCACTTCGGCGCTCACGCCCGCCGTTACAACGAAATCCTGGCCGCGCCGCTGCCGCCGGCCGCCGCCGCCGTGGTGGCCGCCAACCAGGGCAAGCCGGCCGCGGAGCAGGCGGCCGCCTTCATGCAGCACATCAACCGCAACTACCGCTACCTCAACGACACCCGTCTGGCGGAACGCGGCCTGGTGCCGTTCACGCTGGCGGAAATCGAAAAGCACGGCTACGGCGACTGCAAAGACCTCTCCACCCTGCTGACCGCCATGCTGCGCCGCTCCGGCGTCGCCGCCGAGCCGGCGCTGATCTACCGCGGCAAGTTCGCCCCGCCGCTGCTGCTGCCCGGCATCGGCGCGCCCAACCACATGATCGTCCGCGCCGACATCGCCGGACAGACCTGGTGGCTGGACCCGACCAACCCCTTCTTCCAGCCCGGCCGCATCATGTCTGACCTGCAAGACCGCTGGGCCTTCATCATCGGCAAGGACGGCGTGGTCAGCCAGACCCAGGTGCCGATGGAGCCGGCGCGCACCGATCTGAACATCAAGCGCGAAAACGCGCTGCAAGCCGACGGCAGCGCCGACGTCCGCGCCGATATCGAACTGGGCAACTCCACGCTGATCGACACCATTCTGCAAGACCGTTACCAGGGCGTCAGCGCCACCGACCAAAGCCTGTGCAACCGGCTGAGCAATCAACCGGAAGGCTGCAAGGTCCAGCGCGACAAGACCTCCTTCATGGTGCCGTCCGTCTACCCGTTGCGCATGAGCGTGCGCGACCCGCGCATGCTGGAGAAGATCTCCGGCCTGTTTCTCTACGACTCCCACTTCAAGGGCGTGTGGGACAGCTTCGACAGCTACAAGCGCAACGGCAACCTGGCCGACGTCTACCTGGGCGACGCCAGCGCCATGCAGTCCGACGTGCTGCTCAAGGGCGCCAAGGCCATCCAGCCGGCCTTCGAGTGCAAGGTCAGCTCTCCCTGGTACGAGGTCAACGCCAAGCAGCAGCAAACCCCGGCCGGCATCCGCGTCCAGTACCGGATCAGCAATAAGGTGCGCTGGCTCAGCCACGCCGAGATCAACAGCCCGGAATTCGCCAAGCTGATAGACGATGCCCGCGCCTGCGTGTCCCAGATCCGCCAGATCGTCAAACTCTGA
- the hslV gene encoding ATP-dependent protease subunit HslV, with protein sequence MQQFDGTTIVSIRRGNRVALGGDGQVTLGNIVIKASARKVRKLHGGKVLAGFAGGTADAFTLIERFEAKLQKHQGNLLVSAVELAKDWRTDRMLRRLEAMLIVADKNSTLIITGNGDVLEPEQGIAAIGSGGAYAQSAARALFENTDLAPEVVVKKSLEIAGDICIYTNHNHVIELLDDAEEPEGKEPAAN encoded by the coding sequence ATGCAACAGTTCGACGGAACCACCATCGTGTCCATTCGCCGCGGCAATCGCGTGGCGCTGGGCGGGGATGGCCAGGTCACCCTGGGCAACATCGTGATCAAGGCCTCGGCGCGCAAGGTGCGCAAGCTGCACGGCGGCAAGGTGCTGGCGGGCTTTGCCGGCGGCACCGCCGACGCCTTCACCCTGATCGAGCGTTTTGAAGCCAAGCTGCAAAAACATCAGGGCAATCTGCTGGTGTCGGCGGTGGAACTGGCCAAGGACTGGCGCACCGACCGCATGCTGCGCCGGCTGGAGGCGATGCTGATCGTCGCCGACAAGAACAGCACCCTGATCATCACCGGCAACGGCGACGTGCTGGAACCGGAGCAAGGCATCGCCGCCATCGGCTCCGGCGGCGCCTACGCCCAGTCCGCGGCGCGCGCGCTGTTTGAAAACACCGATCTGGCGCCGGAAGTGGTGGTGAAGAAGTCGCTGGAGATCGCCGGCGACATCTGCATCTACACCAACCACAACCATGTGATCGAGCTGTTGGACGACGCCGAAGAGCCGGAAGGCAAAGAGCCGGCAGCCAACTGA
- a CDS encoding Fe2+-dependent dioxygenase: MLLHIPAVLSAEELALGRELLARADWADGRITAGSQSAQVKRNLQLPQQLPEAQQLQAMVEGALQRNGLFFSAALPAKIFPPLFNCYQAGMDFGNHVDNAVRRHPFDNGWVRTDVSCTLFFSRPDEYEGGELVIEDTYGSHSVKLDAGDMVLYPSTSLHRVEPVTAGARLASFFWVQSMIGDDGKRRLLFDMDAAISSLRQQLGDNEALVALTANYHNLLRMWAAP, encoded by the coding sequence ATGTTATTGCACATCCCCGCGGTGCTGAGCGCCGAAGAACTGGCGCTGGGCCGCGAACTGCTGGCCCGCGCCGACTGGGCGGACGGCCGCATCACCGCCGGCAGCCAGTCCGCCCAGGTCAAACGCAATCTGCAGCTGCCGCAGCAACTGCCGGAAGCCCAACAACTGCAGGCCATGGTGGAAGGCGCGCTGCAACGCAACGGCCTGTTCTTCTCCGCCGCGCTGCCGGCCAAAATCTTCCCGCCGCTGTTCAACTGCTACCAGGCCGGCATGGACTTCGGCAACCACGTGGACAACGCCGTGCGCCGCCACCCCTTCGACAACGGCTGGGTGCGCACCGACGTGTCCTGCACCCTATTCTTCAGCCGCCCGGACGAATACGAAGGCGGCGAACTGGTGATTGAAGACACTTACGGCAGCCATAGCGTCAAGCTGGACGCCGGCGACATGGTGCTCTATCCGTCCACCAGCCTGCACCGGGTGGAACCGGTCACCGCCGGCGCGCGGCTGGCTTCCTTCTTCTGGGTGCAAAGCATGATCGGCGACGACGGCAAACGCCGGCTGCTGTTCGACATGGACGCGGCGATCTCCAGCCTGCGCCAGCAATTGGGCGACAACGAAGCCCTAGTGGCGCTGACCGCCAACTACCATAACCTGCTGCGGATGTGGGCCGCGCCGTGA
- a CDS encoding MotA/TolQ/ExbB proton channel family protein → MNLMTVFQQGDAVLVAVFMILVLMSVLTWYLILVRGVSTWHIRRANKQAEAALWDAPNWKQAETQLQDSRAPFANLTRQGLAALRHYRSQAERPLGQSCDLDEFLTRAIRKGLAQENGKQETGMTVLASVGSTAPFIGLFGTVWGIYHALVNIGAAGQVTIAAVAGPIGEALVATAAGLAAAIPAVLAYNALTRMQRIMAQDMDYFAHDLHAQLLTQSGEIDGLR, encoded by the coding sequence ATGAATCTAATGACTGTATTCCAACAAGGGGACGCCGTGCTGGTCGCGGTGTTCATGATCCTGGTCCTGATGTCGGTGCTGACCTGGTACCTGATCCTGGTTCGCGGCGTCAGCACCTGGCATATCCGCCGCGCCAACAAGCAGGCCGAGGCCGCGCTGTGGGATGCCCCCAACTGGAAACAGGCGGAAACCCAGCTGCAGGATTCCCGCGCGCCCTTCGCCAACCTCACCCGCCAGGGCCTGGCCGCGCTGCGCCACTACCGCAGCCAGGCTGAGCGCCCGCTGGGCCAGAGCTGCGATCTGGACGAATTCCTGACCCGCGCCATCCGCAAGGGCCTGGCACAGGAAAACGGCAAGCAGGAAACCGGCATGACCGTGCTGGCCTCGGTGGGCTCCACCGCGCCCTTCATCGGCTTGTTCGGCACGGTATGGGGCATTTACCACGCGCTGGTGAACATCGGCGCGGCCGGCCAGGTCACCATCGCCGCGGTGGCCGGCCCCATCGGCGAGGCCCTGGTGGCCACCGCCGCCGGCCTGGCCGCCGCCATCCCCGCGGTGCTGGCCTACAACGCCCTGACCCGCATGCAGCGCATCATGGCTCAGGACATGGACTACTTCGCCCACGATCTGCACGCCCAGCTGCTGACTCAGTCCGGAGAGATCGATGGCCTTCGGTAG
- a CDS encoding methyl-accepting chemotaxis protein yields MNHDKKPPFLRTQLGWCIISFNLLVAFSLLDGFLFPEIVGHIVDALLLAVSIALSLLLWRHSGRIFGLLNTLHEQLGYASSGELHHRATGTRNLGEVGKLAWQLNDFLDLIETYFKEINTCFKAISAGDYSRRPLSQGLPGILASSLGSVNHAIQTMADNDGYIRRNRLSSQLAALNNPHLRKDLASNQSDLEDISQAMADVAAITQDTADGARVSLETAQHLSGHLDTIADSVSSMDTASTALAQEWQGIETSLADISAIADQTNLLALNAAIEAARAGETGRGFAVVADEVRKLAERSKSTANNVQDVLENLSLRIGNMQTQASAAGNVASQVKDSVETFRQRFSSQVEQSQQVMAQVNRVHDKSQLSLQKVGHVIFKQTAYHSIEEAKPLEQGSELQGWLQLQGQQSFGQTRSWSELAATEQQASQHIGAALAVFGQEGPLDEQEIVERMQKLEQDSGRILRYLDKLGEEKHGQ; encoded by the coding sequence ATGAACCACGACAAAAAACCGCCCTTCCTGCGCACCCAGCTGGGCTGGTGCATCATCAGCTTCAACCTGCTGGTCGCCTTCTCGCTGCTGGACGGCTTCCTGTTCCCGGAAATCGTCGGCCACATCGTGGACGCGCTGCTGCTGGCCGTCTCCATCGCCCTGTCTCTGCTGCTGTGGCGCCACAGTGGCCGCATCTTCGGTCTGCTCAACACCCTGCATGAACAACTGGGCTACGCCAGCTCCGGCGAACTGCACCACCGCGCCACCGGCACCCGCAACCTGGGCGAAGTGGGCAAGCTCGCCTGGCAGCTCAATGATTTCCTCGACCTGATCGAAACCTATTTCAAGGAAATCAACACCTGCTTCAAGGCCATCAGCGCCGGCGACTACAGCCGCCGCCCGCTGAGCCAGGGCCTGCCGGGCATCCTGGCCAGCTCGCTGGGCAGCGTCAACCACGCCATCCAGACCATGGCCGACAACGACGGCTACATCCGCCGCAACCGCCTGTCCTCGCAGCTGGCCGCGCTCAACAACCCGCATCTGCGCAAGGATCTGGCCAGCAATCAGAGCGATCTGGAAGACATCAGCCAAGCCATGGCCGACGTGGCCGCCATCACCCAGGACACCGCCGACGGCGCGCGCGTCAGCCTGGAAACCGCCCAGCACCTGTCCGGCCACCTGGACACCATCGCCGACAGCGTCAGCAGCATGGACACCGCCAGCACCGCGCTGGCCCAGGAATGGCAGGGCATAGAAACCTCGCTGGCCGACATCTCCGCCATCGCCGATCAAACCAATCTGCTGGCGCTGAACGCCGCCATTGAAGCCGCCCGCGCCGGCGAAACCGGCCGCGGCTTCGCCGTGGTGGCCGATGAAGTGCGCAAGCTGGCCGAACGCAGCAAGAGCACCGCCAACAATGTGCAGGACGTGCTGGAAAACCTGTCGCTGCGCATCGGCAATATGCAGACCCAGGCCAGCGCCGCCGGCAATGTGGCCAGCCAGGTCAAGGACTCGGTGGAAACCTTCCGCCAGCGCTTCAGCAGCCAGGTGGAGCAGTCGCAGCAAGTGATGGCGCAGGTGAACCGCGTGCACGACAAATCCCAGCTCAGCCTGCAAAAGGTGGGCCACGTGATCTTCAAGCAGACCGCCTATCACTCGATAGAGGAGGCCAAGCCGCTGGAGCAGGGCAGCGAGCTGCAAGGCTGGCTGCAACTGCAAGGCCAGCAGTCTTTTGGCCAGACCCGCTCCTGGAGCGAGCTGGCGGCCACCGAGCAGCAGGCCAGCCAGCACATCGGCGCCGCGCTGGCGGTGTTTGGCCAGGAAGGCCCGCTGGACGAGCAGGAGATCGTCGAGCGGATGCAGAAGCTGGAGCAGGACAGCGGCCGCATCCTGCGCTATCTGGACAAGCTGGGCGAGGAGAAGCACGGCCAGTAA
- a CDS encoding ExbD/TolR family protein, with protein sequence MAFGSFDKGGSAPMADINTTPLVDVMLVLLVVFIITTPLLTNTVKLDLPQASAAAQQSQPKEIRLAIDAAGAVFWNDVKVPEGELDARFAAAARDNPQVELHLFADKSVRYETVAKTLASAQQGGISKIGFATEAP encoded by the coding sequence ATGGCCTTCGGTAGTTTCGACAAGGGCGGCTCCGCCCCGATGGCCGACATCAACACCACCCCGCTGGTGGATGTGATGTTGGTGCTGCTGGTGGTGTTCATCATCACCACCCCGCTGCTGACCAATACCGTCAAGCTGGATCTGCCGCAGGCCAGCGCCGCCGCGCAGCAGAGCCAGCCCAAGGAAATCCGCCTGGCCATAGACGCCGCCGGCGCGGTGTTCTGGAACGACGTCAAAGTGCCGGAAGGCGAGCTGGACGCCCGTTTCGCCGCCGCCGCCCGCGACAACCCGCAAGTGGAGCTGCACTTGTTCGCCGACAAGAGCGTGCGTTACGAAACCGTGGCCAAAACCCTGGCCAGCGCCCAACAAGGCGGCATCAGCAAGATCGGCTTCGCCACCGAAGCGCCGTAA
- a CDS encoding TonB-dependent receptor: MEHLPTPSRGSGIVARKLPAKIGAGMLAAALSPGLALAADAPTKLETVRVEGETPVRGSLKTESSAIGKLNQKLKDIPQSVTVLSKQLLEDQAVSNLKDALRNVPGITFAAGEGGRTGDQVVIRGFSAFTDTYLDGMRDIGQYNRDTFNLEKVEVLKGASSMLFGRGSTGGVVNQASKTPFAGSLVAGEMSVGSNRFARSTFDINQAFSDSAAMRVNLMATDDGSDRGPVKNQRFGVAPSLAFGLGEPTTLVLSYFHQKEDNVPDYGIPFNANTQQPIDVPRDRFYGLNSDFEKTQTDILTAKLTHRFSDDLVLSNQLRFNRFWRDVSPTAPRNPSKQLNKPANQGGTWTGRYVCGDAVSGQVVDPNSAMCRSKPMRDGIDWSWNNQTDLVSKFDTGSVRHTLLTGLELSKEKSDTNRYATLGLVAPTDRDNPNPGSPTDLSRYRSSNTQFDASNIGLYAMDTLELNPQWKAVVGARFDRFSGDYKIRAGKRDGSVNQDPSSSYDVSRTDNVWSWRGGLIWQPSSAQSYYLSYGTSFNPSGEAYALDKATAKVDPEKNRNIELGAKWDLFEGDASLRAALFRIEKTNERNTDPLDQNTVLLSGKRHTDGVEVEGAGRLSERWDVFAGLTLMKSRIDKAAPPALGASGTEGNMPRYTPKVTANLWTTYKFTEEVIGGFGLTHVGKRYAHEANTNYLPAYTVANAMLAYETRKYKVQLNVNNLANKTYFDGGYPAHATLGTPREAQLTVSFKY; this comes from the coding sequence ATGGAACATCTGCCCACCCCAAGCCGCGGCAGCGGCATCGTCGCGCGCAAGTTGCCCGCGAAAATCGGCGCCGGCATGCTCGCCGCCGCCCTCTCCCCCGGACTGGCCCTGGCCGCCGACGCGCCCACCAAACTGGAAACCGTGCGCGTGGAAGGCGAAACGCCGGTGCGCGGCAGCCTGAAGACCGAGTCCAGCGCCATCGGCAAGCTGAACCAGAAGCTGAAGGACATCCCGCAATCGGTCACCGTGCTCAGCAAGCAATTGCTGGAAGATCAGGCCGTCTCCAATTTGAAGGACGCGCTGCGCAACGTGCCCGGCATCACCTTCGCCGCCGGCGAAGGCGGCCGCACCGGCGACCAGGTGGTGATCCGCGGCTTTTCCGCCTTCACCGACACCTATCTGGATGGCATGCGCGACATCGGCCAGTACAACCGCGACACCTTCAACCTGGAAAAAGTGGAAGTGCTGAAGGGCGCCAGCTCCATGCTGTTTGGCCGCGGCTCCACCGGCGGCGTGGTCAACCAGGCCAGCAAGACGCCGTTCGCCGGCTCTCTGGTGGCGGGTGAAATGAGCGTCGGCAGCAATCGCTTCGCTCGCTCCACCTTCGACATCAACCAGGCGTTCAGCGACAGCGCCGCGATGCGCGTCAACCTGATGGCCACCGACGACGGCAGCGACCGCGGCCCGGTGAAGAACCAGCGCTTCGGCGTCGCGCCGTCCCTGGCCTTCGGCCTGGGCGAACCCACCACCCTGGTGCTGTCCTACTTCCACCAGAAGGAAGACAATGTTCCGGACTACGGCATCCCGTTCAACGCCAACACCCAGCAGCCCATCGACGTGCCGCGCGACCGCTTCTACGGCCTGAACAGCGACTTCGAGAAAACCCAGACCGACATCCTCACCGCCAAGCTCACCCACCGCTTCAGCGACGACCTGGTGCTGAGCAACCAATTGCGTTTCAACCGCTTCTGGCGCGATGTGTCGCCGACCGCGCCGCGCAATCCATCAAAACAACTGAATAAACCAGCCAACCAAGGCGGAACCTGGACCGGACGCTATGTTTGCGGCGACGCGGTTAGCGGCCAAGTCGTCGACCCCAACTCCGCGATGTGCCGCAGCAAGCCGATGCGCGACGGCATCGATTGGTCGTGGAACAACCAGACCGATCTGGTCAGCAAGTTCGATACCGGCAGCGTGCGCCATACGCTGCTGACCGGCTTGGAGCTGAGCAAGGAAAAATCCGACACCAACCGCTACGCCACGCTTGGCCTAGTTGCTCCCACCGACCGGGACAATCCCAATCCGGGATCGCCCACCGACCTCAGCCGCTACCGCAGCAGCAACACCCAGTTCGACGCCAGCAATATCGGCCTGTACGCGATGGACACGCTGGAGCTGAACCCGCAATGGAAGGCCGTGGTGGGCGCGCGCTTCGACCGCTTCAGCGGCGACTACAAGATCCGCGCCGGCAAGCGCGACGGCTCCGTCAATCAAGACCCCAGCAGCAGCTACGACGTCAGCCGCACCGACAATGTGTGGAGCTGGCGCGGCGGCCTGATCTGGCAGCCCAGCAGCGCCCAGTCCTACTATCTGAGCTACGGCACCTCGTTCAACCCGTCGGGCGAAGCCTATGCGCTGGACAAGGCCACCGCCAAGGTGGATCCGGAAAAGAACCGCAATATCGAACTGGGCGCCAAGTGGGATCTGTTCGAAGGCGACGCCAGCCTGCGCGCGGCGCTGTTCCGCATCGAGAAGACCAACGAACGCAACACCGATCCGCTGGACCAGAACACCGTGCTGCTGTCCGGCAAGCGCCACACCGATGGCGTGGAAGTGGAGGGCGCCGGGCGGCTGAGCGAACGCTGGGACGTCTTCGCCGGCCTGACCTTGATGAAGTCCCGCATCGACAAGGCCGCGCCGCCGGCCTTGGGCGCCTCCGGCACCGAAGGCAATATGCCGCGTTACACACCCAAGGTCACCGCCAACCTGTGGACCACCTACAAGTTCACCGAAGAAGTGATCGGCGGTTTCGGCCTGACCCATGTGGGCAAGCGCTACGCGCATGAAGCCAACACCAACTACCTGCCGGCCTACACCGTGGCCAACGCGATGCTGGCTTACGAGACCCGCAAGTACAAGGTGCAGCTGAATGTGAACAACCTGGCCAACAAGACCTACTTCGACGGCGGCTACCCAGCGCACGCCACGCTGGGCACCCCGCGCGAAGCGCAACTGACGGTCAGCTTCAAGTACTAA
- a CDS encoding PAS domain-containing protein, producing MTHPAAGPASKEIRLAPHELIITKTDPTGHITYANRVFMRIAGYAEHELLGKPHNLIRHPDMPRGAYRLMWKTLQQGQEFFAVVKNHSKNGDYYWVLANVTPDYDLRGQLQGYYSVRRPPSQEAIKAIEPVYAQMRQIEASHNKATAPDASVAWLLQVLAEKGVSYQDFILSLNAQVLQAPGVAA from the coding sequence ATGACGCACCCCGCCGCCGGCCCGGCCAGCAAGGAAATCCGGCTCGCTCCTCATGAACTGATCATCACCAAGACCGACCCCACCGGCCACATCACCTACGCCAACCGCGTGTTCATGCGCATCGCCGGCTACGCCGAGCACGAACTGCTGGGCAAACCGCATAATCTGATCCGCCATCCCGACATGCCGCGCGGCGCCTACCGGCTGATGTGGAAAACCCTGCAACAGGGCCAGGAATTCTTCGCCGTGGTGAAAAACCACAGCAAAAACGGCGACTACTATTGGGTGCTGGCCAACGTCACCCCGGACTACGATCTGCGCGGCCAACTGCAAGGCTATTACTCCGTGCGCCGGCCGCCCAGCCAGGAAGCGATCAAGGCCATAGAACCCGTCTACGCCCAGATGCGCCAGATCGAAGCCAGCCACAACAAGGCCACCGCGCCTGACGCCTCCGTGGCCTGGCTGCTGCAAGTGCTGGCGGAAAAAGGCGTCAGCTATCAGGACTTCATCCTGTCCCTCAACGCCCAGGTGCTGCAAGCGCCGGGAGTCGCCGCATGA